In Phacochoerus africanus isolate WHEZ1 chromosome 2, ROS_Pafr_v1, whole genome shotgun sequence, one DNA window encodes the following:
- the SELENOS gene encoding selenoprotein S — protein MEPDGDQLSARPALETEGLRFLHVTVGSLLATYGWYIVFCCILLYVVFQKLSTRLRALRQRHLDGAAAALEPDVVVKRQEALAAARLKMQEELNAQVEKHKEKLRQLEEEKRRQKIERWDSVQEGRSYRGDARKRQEEDSPGPSTSSVIPKRKSDKKPLRGGGYNPLSGEGGGACSWRPGRRGPSSGG, from the exons ATGGAGCCGGACGGGGACCAGCTGTCCGCGCGGCCGGCCCTGGAGACCGAAGGCCTGCGCTTCCTTCACGTCACGG TGGGCTCCCTGCTGGCCACCTATGGCTGGTACATCGTCTTCTGCTGCATTCTTCTCTACGTGGTCTTTCAGAAGCTGTCTACCCGGCTGAGGGCCTTGAGGCAGAGGCACCTggatggagctgctgctgccctgg AACCTGATGTTGTTGTTAAACGACAGGAGGCTTTAGCAGCAGCTCGTTTGAAAATGCAAGAAGAATTAAATGCACAAGTTGAAAAGCATAAGGAGAAGCTAAGACAG CtcgaagaagaaaaaaggagacagaagatTGAAAGATGGGACAGCGTGCAAGAAGGAAGAAGTTATAGAGGAGATGCAAGGAAGCGTCAG GAAGAAGATAGCCCTGGACCTTCTACTTCATCAGTCATCCCGAAACGAAAATCTGACAAGAAGCCTTTGCGGGGAGGAG GTTACAACCCTTTGTCTGGAGAAGGAGGTGGAGCCTGCTCCTGGAGGCCTGGCCGCAGAGGCCCGTCATCTGGTGGATGA